The Flammeovirgaceae bacterium genome contains a region encoding:
- a CDS encoding aminotransferase class V-fold PLP-dependent enzyme, whose protein sequence is MFTSKRNKFTLPPAIVYLNCAYMSPLLKSVEKVGIRAIRKKRNPAMITVDDFFTDTELLRAAYAQLINAPEPRRIVIIPSVSYGMANVVKNLPIKRGEHIIVASEQFPSNYYPWKSLCDDTGAEITVVSPPDGFVNRGKQWNERILETINNKTKAVAIGHVHWADGTRFDLEAIRKRTREVGALLIIDGTQSVGALPFDVQTIQPDALICAGYKWLLGPYSIGLAYYGEFFDNGKPVEENWINRSASEDFAGLVNYKDTYQPGSLRYEVGEHSNFILVPMLLKAIQQLNNWKPDRIQEYCSQLSAPAIDSLKHLGYRIEDANWRGGHLFGIRLPDTVAMEKVKQALLKNKVFVSYRGNAIRVAPNVYNTDNDLRKLVRVLTKFR, encoded by the coding sequence ATGTTTACATCCAAACGCAACAAGTTTACTTTACCGCCCGCCATTGTATACCTCAACTGCGCCTATATGTCGCCCCTGCTGAAAAGCGTGGAGAAGGTCGGTATCCGAGCGATTCGGAAAAAGAGAAATCCGGCAATGATAACGGTTGATGATTTTTTCACAGACACTGAATTGCTGCGTGCTGCATACGCTCAGCTCATCAATGCACCGGAGCCAAGGCGCATCGTTATTATACCCTCCGTTTCATATGGAATGGCCAATGTGGTTAAAAACCTGCCGATCAAACGCGGTGAACATATTATTGTAGCCTCCGAACAATTTCCCAGCAATTATTACCCCTGGAAAAGCTTATGCGATGACACGGGTGCAGAGATAACCGTTGTATCACCCCCTGATGGGTTTGTTAATCGTGGCAAACAATGGAATGAACGCATCCTTGAAACCATCAACAACAAAACAAAAGCAGTGGCCATTGGCCATGTGCATTGGGCTGACGGTACCCGTTTTGATTTGGAGGCCATCCGCAAACGTACCAGAGAGGTTGGCGCATTGCTGATAATTGATGGAACCCAATCGGTAGGCGCGCTGCCATTTGATGTGCAAACTATCCAGCCCGATGCGCTTATTTGTGCCGGCTACAAGTGGCTGCTCGGCCCGTACTCTATCGGCCTGGCTTACTATGGAGAATTTTTTGACAATGGTAAGCCGGTGGAAGAAAACTGGATAAACCGCAGTGCCAGTGAAGATTTTGCCGGGCTTGTGAATTACAAAGACACCTACCAGCCGGGATCACTCCGCTATGAAGTTGGAGAACACAGTAATTTCATTCTGGTGCCCATGCTGCTAAAGGCCATTCAGCAACTCAATAACTGGAAGCCTGACAGAATACAGGAATACTGCAGCCAGCTAAGCGCTCCCGCTATCGATTCGCTAAAGCACCTGGGTTACCGGATTGAAGATGCGAACTGGCGGGGCGGCCACCTGTTTGGCATTCGATTACCGGATACGGTGGCCATGGAAAAAGTTAAACAAGCGCTCCTGAAAAACAAGGTGTTTGTTTCGTACCGGGGCAATGCCATCCGGGTGGCTCCGAATGTTTATAATACCGATAATGACTTACGTAAACTGGTCAGGGTTTTAACAAAGTTCAGATAG
- a CDS encoding 2'-5' RNA ligase family protein has translation MEKNQTSTALYFIAIILPEPYHELAQELKVHFSNQYNSRASLNSPPHITLHMPFQWRPGKEKVLTDKLSDFFSACSPVQIHFQNFGCFPPRVLFIDIQKSEPLENLHKKLSRFCRVVLNLFNATHKDNPFHPHVTLAFRDLKKTAFKMAWEEFKNKPFGGEFLAKQIALLKHNGKIWEVFQEFDLGQSI, from the coding sequence ATGGAAAAGAATCAGACAAGCACAGCCCTTTATTTCATAGCAATTATACTGCCCGAGCCCTACCATGAATTAGCGCAGGAGTTAAAAGTTCATTTCAGTAACCAGTACAATAGCAGGGCTTCACTTAATTCTCCGCCCCACATTACCCTGCACATGCCGTTTCAGTGGCGGCCTGGAAAGGAGAAAGTCCTTACCGACAAACTGAGTGATTTTTTTTCGGCTTGTTCTCCTGTTCAGATTCATTTTCAAAACTTCGGGTGTTTTCCACCGCGTGTACTATTTATTGATATCCAAAAATCAGAACCGCTGGAAAATTTGCATAAGAAACTTTCACGGTTTTGTAGAGTAGTGCTGAACCTGTTCAATGCCACACACAAAGACAATCCGTTTCATCCACACGTAACACTGGCTTTCCGCGATTTAAAAAAGACAGCCTTTAAAATGGCGTGGGAGGAGTTTAAGAATAAACCGTTCGGTGGTGAATTTTTAGCGAAGCAAATTGCTTTGCTAAAGCATAACGGAAAAATCTGGGAAGTCTTTCAGGAGTTTGACCTGGGCCAGTCTATCTGA